The sequence CACCCGGGCCTCCTCCCGGCCCAACGCCCTATCCACCGCCCGGACCGCCGGGACCACCGCCTTCACCGCCGACTCCACCACCAGTGGTCGTAATTCATAATCCTCCTCCGCCAGCAGGACCACCGCCGCACCGAGAGCGTCCGTTGTCGCCGTCGACTCAACCTACAGCTCCGACGAATCCCAATCCGCCGACAAACCCAGTGGTGCGCCCGAGACCGATCAATCCGCCGGAGCATAATCCGGTCACTCCTCAAAATCCGAATTCGCCTGAACGTCGAGCGCCTACCTCACCGCCGCCACACGAGCCGCCACCACCGCAAAGCCCGCCGGAACGGCCGACACAGAATCCAACACGGGGAAACCAATCACCTCCACCGCAGAACCATGCTCCTACTGAGCGGCCTCGGACTGTTCAGCCGTCTCAGAATAATACGACGCCAAATCATGATTCTTCGCCGAAGTCTCCGCCTCCATCGGATAAAAAAGCACAGGATCAGAAGAAAGATCGACCGAGATAGTGGTTGCTGTATTGAGTTATGCCAGCCTTGTCAAAGTACCTGTTCACATCGACAAGGTTGGTTTTTCCTTCCGTTGATTCCGTCGTTTCTTGGAACTAAGTTGTTTGAGTTGACCACGATATAGAAGAGGGCTAAAGCTCTCTCGCTTTTGTGGTTGTCGTTGTCCCGACCTTGAGGTCGGGATCAATCATAACAAATCTTGATCTGTACCATGAAGAATAAGAATAATGTTCGCGCGACAATGGAATCCGATCTTTCTCAATTGACACTTCTGGGCAAGGGGACGAAGCCGCAGAAGAAACTTGAGACTTTTCCGAATCATCATCCCCGTCGTGATTATGTAGTGACTCTCCGAACCGGTGAATTTACTTGCGTGTGTCCGGCGACTGGACAGCCGGACTTTGGCAAACTGACCATCCAGTACATCCCGAATAAGAAGATCGTTGAGTCAAAGTCTATGAAACTATACCTCTGGTCATACCGCAACGAAGGTGTGTTCCATGAACATGTTGCGAATGTAATCCTCGATGATTTGATCGAGGCATTAGCACCGCGATGGTGTAAAGTGACGGCGGAGTTTGCGGTACGCGGTGGGATTTCAATTACAGTGGAAGCTGAGCATGGTAAGAAATGAGAGGCGACCCCGCGCCGGGGGAAAATACACTCACGCAGTTGAAGTATTCCTAACCGGTAAAGGATTTCTTTGACGCACGTGCCTGTGCTTAGGTAATGGTGTTTATCTACTTCATCAGGAGTAATTTCCTCACCGAAACAAATCTCTTTCCGTCGTTTCCGAATGCACTGATCCTGTAATAGTATGCTCCGCTGGCTAATCTATCCATGTTCACGGTTTCGTTATATCTTCCGGCATCCATTAGCCCGTAACTCCAACACTGTACTTTCTGCCCGAGCATGTTGTAAATCTCGAGCGTGACCCGCGATGCCTGCTTCAAATCGAATCGTATGGTTGTCGATGGGTTAAAAGGATTGGGATAATTTTGGTAAAGAGCGTACTCCTCCGGAACACCTACAGTCGCCTTTAGTGTTGTGAGATCTTTCGTAATTCCACCGGTTGTCACGCTTTGGATTTTGTACTGGTAAGTTGAACCAGATTTGACTTTCGTATCCATGAACGCGTAACTCCTGCCGACAGAATTCGTTCCCATCCCTTTCAGTGCATTGTTGCTTCGATAATTTGCAATCGGCATGAATGAAGCTATCCCCGGATCCTGGCGAAGGATATTGAAACCTGCATTGTTCACCTCAGATTGCGTCTTCCACGAAAGCGTGACCGACCCGAAGTCCGGCTTCGCAAGGAAGTCATTTGCTTGGACAACAAGCGAGGCATCCAAGCCGTTTGGATTCCCGCCCAATTCCAGGTCCCCAATCTGGATGGTGCCTCTGATAGAAAATCCCAGCACCCTTCGAACAGTAGCTCCCCATTTTGCGTTGTTCAAGTCGAAGCTAAGATTCCTGGCAAATGACTGCCAGCTTCCGTTTTTGATCTGGCTTCCAAGATAAAAAGAAATTGTATTGCCGGAACCAGTCGTCGTCTCCCCATCGCTCGAGAAATATTGCAGGTAGACGGAAGTCCCGTTTGAGTCAGTTACCCACACTTTCAACATAAAATCGGAACTCGACTTAACTTGTGCAGTGATTGTATTGGCGAGCCAGCGGCCGTACTTGTCAACGCCAAAGTCTAGACCGCCGGATGTGGATAGATTCATGGTTCGTGCATTAATTGTGGAATCAAAACCCACCGAGGTGGTTCCATTTCCTAACGTTGAAATCCAGCCATGGTTGAGTGGGGAATCACTGTAACTAAAATCATCTAAAACCAACGGATGAACGGCAAGCGAGAACGACTGAGTATCTGCATCGGCATGCTGGTCTCTAACTAGAATTGAAACCATATGCGTTATCGAATCCGTTGCAGGGGCAGTGCCGATGAGAATGCCGTCCGGAGACATGGATAACCAGTCCGGCCCACTGAGCTTAATATATTGCAGCGTATCGGTAAGGTATGATCCTGTAGCATAGACAGAATAGTAATATGTTGCATTAGGAGCGACTACCGTGTCGGGCGGTGAACTGATCTCGATTGCACCGATAGGATCTACGACATGGAGATTAAACGAAATTGAATCTTTGTCGCCGT comes from Candidatus Acidiferrales bacterium and encodes:
- the queF gene encoding preQ(1) synthase; translation: MKNKNNVRATMESDLSQLTLLGKGTKPQKKLETFPNHHPRRDYVVTLRTGEFTCVCPATGQPDFGKLTIQYIPNKKIVESKSMKLYLWSYRNEGVFHEHVANVILDDLIEALAPRWCKVTAEFAVRGGISITVEAEHGKK
- a CDS encoding putative Ig domain-containing protein, with product QQSVNGNQTLIIPSNVSTMNVAVACTCYQGGIMKISGMYLRKKLPVQLKIVSSPDTMVANNANYSSQIQTASVYPGDIISYNLSVAPSWLQISNTGVLSGIAPSSVSVFPVTIVASDQHGDKDSISFNLHVVDPIGAIEISSPPDTVVAPNATYYYSVYATGSYLTDTLQYIKLSGPDWLSMSPDGILIGTAPATDSITHMVSILVRDQHADADTQSFSLAVHPLVLDDFSYSDSPLNHGWISTLGNGTTSVGFDSTINARTMNLSTSGGLDFGVDKYGRWLANTITAQVKSSSDFMLKVWVTDSNGTSVYLQYFSSDGETTTGSGNTISFYLGSQIKNGSWQSFARNLSFDLNNAKWGATVRRVLGFSIRGTIQIGDLELGGNPNGLDASLVVQANDFLAKPDFGSVTLSWKTQSEVNNAGFNILRQDPGIASFMPIANYRSNNALKGMGTNSVGRSYAFMDTKVKSGSTYQYKIQSVTTGGITKDLTTLKATVGVPEEYALYQNYPNPFNPSTTIRFDLKQASRVTLEIYNMLGQKVQCWSYGLMDAGRYNETVNMDRLASGAYYYRISAFGNDGKRFVSVRKLLLMK